agagagcgatagagaaagaCGCAGCACCTCGACTTCCCATCTTCCACTCTTTCCTTCAAACTGAGGAGGAGGGGCAAGGATGTTCCCAACAGGAGGTAGAGGATGAAGaacagggggaggaaggagagggggagatgttgtcagtagggagtagggaggagtTTGGGCTCTTGCTGAAGTTCTTCACGGCTATGGGCTATGCAGAAGATGTGGTAATGAGGGTCCTGGCCCGGACCGGACCTAGAGAAGTCTCCCAGATTCTGGACCTGGTCCAGCAAGAACATGACCGGACCGGTCTGGCCATGAACCGCCCAGTGGAGATGGAGCAcacagaggtagaggagagggaaggtaaaggagtgagaggaaagagaagcggtatagatggagggatgggagtggAGCTGGAGGGAGGTGTGGAAGAAGGGgcagggagtagagaggaggggagaaaaggcAGGGAGAGTGGATGGTCTACCGCTAACCTTTCTGAGGATTCACTGAAGGAAGGCAGGGAGAGGGTCGAGGGCGGCATGGAGGGAGGCGAAGGGGGGAACGAGGAGGATTTTGTCCTGGGAGTTGTGAAGAGGGCCGCAGCCAGTTGTGGATACACAGAGGAGAAGGTAGCAgaagtgtacagtatgttacctgAACTGTCAACACGCCAGCTACTCCTGGAGctacagagggagggagccagagagacagaagctGCATCCCAGGACCAGGTACGAGACGAACCAAGAGAGGTGGATGAGGCTGTCTCAGAGCTACATAGAAAGGACAGAGcaggagacaggaaggaggagagaggtagagagatggaggcaccAGCACCGCAGTCCACTGCtactgagaagagaggagaagaaagaaagagtgtgaaaggaaagagtgaaaggaagaCCAATGAGGTAGGAGTGACCGCGCCGAACCGAAGCGACGATGGTGCAGTTAAGGTTGAACCAGATCTGGCTCAATGGAATGCCATGACAAACCAGATTCCGTTCCCGATTCACAGTCACCAGAAGaatcccacacagacacacaccccccATCGAGCCAGCCCCCCTTTAGTCACAGGGCCGCCTCAGCCCACCTACCCCAACACACTACCCCCACAACCCACCTACCCCAACACACTATCCCCACAACCCACCTACCCCAACACATTACTCGCACAACCCACCTACCCTCTCTTATTTCCCCATCAACTCGTTTACCCTCCCACCCAGCCACCCCAGACCACCTTACCCCCCACCCTTACCATTAATAACTCCTCAACAACCAGAGCGAAGGAGAAACGTGGTCTCTTTCCCCTAGCAGTAGAGGGAAGGGATCTGCCAGCCCTAACAGCGGTGGCTGTTGATAGACGAGGTCTCCCGACCCTGGCAGCAGGGGCTGTGGTGACAGGGCAACAGCGCTTCATGGAAGGCCTCCAGACTCCATTTGACCTCAAGCTGACCGACCAACCAGGAGACCCGGGACTCAGGATGGTCATTATCGACGGGAGCAACGTTGCGATGAGGTGAGTATGAGGGAATGTGAGAACAAGAGAAGTGAGTACGAGGGAATGTAAGAACAAGAGAGGTGAGTACGAAGGAATGTAAGAACAAGAGAGGTGAGTACGAGGGAATGTGAGAACAAGAGAGTTGAGTACGAAGGAATGTGAGAACAAGAGAGGTGAGTACGAGGGAATGTGAGAACAAGAGAGGTGAGTACGAGGGAATGTGAGAACAAGAGAGGTGAGTACGAGGGAATGTGAGAACAAGAGAGGTGAGTACGAGGGAATGTGAGAACAAGAGAGGTGAGAACAAGGGAATGTGAGAACAAGAGAGGTGAGTACGAGGGAATGTGAGAACAAGAGAGGTGAGTACGAGGGAATGTGAGAACAAGAGAGGTGAGTACGAAGGAATGTGAGAACAAGAGAAGTGAGCGGATGAAGGGATAAAATAAATATGTAGAAAATGTAACCACAGACAGGAATAGCAGGCAAAATGTTGCGGTTATTCATTCGATCATTAATGTAGTTATTTATGTTAACGCTTTCATTGAAAGCAGTGTAGAAAGAACAGCAGCATACATACCTGTGTGGCCCCTGCAGTACTTGAATCCACCGCTGTTTTAGTGGTAATGCTATGCTCTAACTGACAGCTAGCTCTAGTTTACATGATTCAAAGCACATACTTAACTATACAAAGtatcagtattatacagtatttaaTGAGGTTTTATCCCACTCCTTCTCTATAGTCACGGGCTGGGCCATTTCTTTTCGTGCCGAGGCATCGCCCTGGCGGTGCAACACTTCTGGAACCGCGGGCATCGCAGAATCAGTACCTTCCTGCCCCAGTGGAGGCAGAAGAGAGACCACCGGGGCAAAGGTAACACTATACGTCTGTCTGGAAATCCAGGCTTCACATCCACCTAGCTCTTTCATGTCATCAGTTTTATCAATTCAGTTTTCAATTAAGTTACTTCAGGAagaatgtatttgtatttttctttAGAATAGACCCCCAACCCTGTTTAGCACCCTAAGTCATTGATTAATGGTGGtaaatgtgtgtgactgtgtgtactACATTCATAAAGGAgaggttggtgtgtctgtgttattttcaGAGCAGCACTACCTTAGTGAGCTCCAGAACCTGGGTCTGCTCTCCTACACCCCCTCCAGAGAAGTCCAAGGGAAGAGGATCAACTCATACGACGACAGGTTGTTCTAGTCGCTCTCCTCTGTCATACAATAGATCTGCTTGTAAACTGCTCTTAtactaaaaaaataataataattttacctttatttaaccaggcaagtcagttaagaacacattcttattttcaatgacggcctgggcacagtgggttaactgcctgttcaggggcagaacgacagatttgtaccttgtcagcttataAACTGCTTATAAACTGCTTATAAACTGCTTATTAACTTTAAGGTCTACTTATAAACAGCCAAAAACAGTTTATAAACaacttatttaaaaaaataaaaacattcacATTCAACAGACAGCTGCAGTAAGTGACTAATGAACGTTATTTCAGTTTGTTACAATTATACATTTACAGTAGAAGGCTTGTTAATATTCTCTAAACGGATGAAGTGACCACCCCTTTACACTCTTCCTTCATCCCTCTtttccttcatccctctcttctctgcagGTTCatgctgcagctggcccagaagaCCGATGGAGTGATCGTGACAAACGACAACCTCAGAGACCTGCTGGATGAGTCTCAAGTATGGTGCGAAATCATCAAGAAAAGgtgcaagaaagaaagaaagcaagcaagcaagcaagcaagcaagcaagcaagaaagaaagaaagaaagaaagaaagaaagaaagaaagaaagaaagaaagaaagaaagaaagaaagaaagaaagaaagaaagaaagaaagaaagaaagaaagaaagaaagaaagagatggagaagatACAATGGGCACGGAATATGATTTGTAAATTAGTATGTTAGGAATTGTCTAAAGAAATCAGAAACATTTTCATAATTAGATTTTGGATAGATTTTTGCCTAACGTTAGCGTGCAACAATATCATTGTCACTACCTTAGTGGATTTGACCACTAAGGTAAACCTTGTGTATGAACCAACATCCCTTTGATTTGAAATGTATCTAGTCAAATTGGTCTCATATCCGTCCGTAACCTCAGTTTATGTTCATTACCCAGACTCCTCCAATACACGTTTGTGGGGGATCACTTTATGGTACCGGATGATCCGCTGGGCCGAGGAGGACCCCACCTAGATGACTTCCTACACTCCCAGCACAGGTAACAAACACACATAGAGccatacactcatacacacacaaacccatacatgcacacacacacacacacacacatccttcatGATACTTTCTTACTCTCTTCATTTCTCCCATATTAAAGAGCAACTGCTCCTAAAAAGCAACTTCTCGTTTTGAAATGTGTGTATTTGACATctatatgagtcagaaacattctAGTATTAAAATGTACTACAATGTGTAAATAGaatcattttggtcataaagtcagtcttgaCCAAAACGTAGATTTGCGAGATGAGAGGAAAAAAATGGTATgtcacagaatgaagggtaccgtaaCAGAACGAAAGGTACCTTAACCGAATGAAAGGTACCGTAACAGTTGTCCATGGGTTGTGTTTATTTCAATCCTGCCCACAGCTTGCAGCATCCAAGTAATCATCAGTTCGGAGCAAAGCTGCATGCGACTTGATTGTAATGCCCGTGgtcaatttgatttgacattccATATCCCtaccacttttgagaaaatggcctgtAGATgtttttggtacacctactggagagctcttctttgtctacacccattcagcatcattcacatactcttaagccttagccccacccatctctaagAATTTACtgtgtagtaaacaaccaaagatcaAGACTTAAAGTGGCTTATATCCTAATCTgattttggtgcaggtcatgttgttcttcacattaccctCTATGGTAAACATACACTACATCGGATAAAAGTTTATTTGTCTGagtttatttgtcaaatgcgcaGGATACAGAAGATGTAAATGGTACTGTGagatggttacttgcatagtggagtcttttgtttagacatgtagctagctaaataatgaaccataatcccaactcgtATTAACATGAACTATGCATGAATCTGCTGGcagctagctaaagctaaccaattATGTTCAATGTTAGCCTGCtgacattaggctataactagcaatgcaaatggatttctgagatacaaaaaaatatttctacacagatcatacacgtaatgttagcGAGCGAGACAGCCAACTAACATTAGCTAGATAATAGTACGCTTTAAATGAAAAGGACTTTCTGACTAAATTAGAAacatataatatctgaaaatgtagctcgactcttacctgtatacatgaaTGAACGTTTCTCCctctgtcatggatgccatggttgcctttAGTtagaagatgtaatccagagacaggtgttttatacaacagcctcctgtgttctctttttgactcTTTTCGTATTTGGCAATCATCTCTTGGCTTCCACCGGGCATTCCACTCATTTCTAAACTCGGTCAAATTATTCCATTTCAACAACACTATTGATCACCGTTTCTTCTGTTGACAGTGATGGGAGAAGTCTACAATGTCTGGTTCAATTCAAATGTTTTTACCTAAATC
The window above is part of the Oncorhynchus gorbuscha isolate QuinsamMale2020 ecotype Even-year linkage group LG21, OgorEven_v1.0, whole genome shotgun sequence genome. Proteins encoded here:
- the LOC124007778 gene encoding protein KHNYN-like isoform X2; protein product: MASALSHLSPMSVRVREGWSDNGRGEEQVEDEFACSGVLRGALWSLHPSVERIFGVSFTIGREEDAVLPHDGQIWLKLKGVRKDAVAAKLFVKGVVNQEAQQEVPYPGVLHCVFCGARGLFMECLIRNTSAYILVGSPGFLLISGLAEPVVRAYSLITDLVKNYEVTQGRRTEPGDRGSGETLDSRRAFKSLVERWEDRHTLDLLVLPGVVKETLLDLVRESGLGSNPGPGGWNLSLGGSRDRAGLMDTDSHRRWDNQSGLDILKLMDTRVGTRAGEAGDIEGMQGISTSRRKPPVNSTHNQDPGLRNIGQLSQQKTFTSLHVQEREMGKDGSQRAIEKDAAPRLPIFHSFLQTEEEGQGCSQQEVEDEEQGEEGEGEMLSVGSREEFGLLLKFFTAMGYAEDVVMRVLARTGPREVSQILDLVQQEHDRTGLAMNRPVEMEHTEVEEREGKGVRGKRSGIDGGMGVELEGGVEEGAGSREEGRKGRESGWSTANLSEDSLKEGRERVEGGMEGGEGGNEEDFVLGVVKRAAASCGYTEEKVAEVYSMLPELSTRQLLLELQREGARETEAASQDQVRDEPREVDEAVSELHRKDRAGDRKEERGREMEAPAPQSTATEKRGEERKSVKGKSERKTNEVGVTAPNRSDDGAVKVEPDLAQWNAMTNQIPFPIHSHQKNPTQTHTPHRASPPLVTGPPQPTYPNTLSPQPTYPNTLLAQPTYPLLFPHQLVYPPTQPPQTTLPPTLTINNSSTTRAKEKRGLFPLAVEGRDLPALTAVAVDRRGLPTLAAGAVVTGQQRFMEGLQTPFDLKLTDQPGDPGLRMVIIDGSNVAMSHGLGHFFSCRGIALAVQHFWNRGHRRISTFLPQWRQKRDHRGKEQHYLSELQNLGLLSYTPSREVQGKRINSYDDRFMLQLAQKTDGVIVTNDNLRDLLDESQVWCEIIKKRLLQYTFVGDHFMVPDDPLGRGGPHLDDFLHSQHRPPVPGSHSFAGVASSFHSPQAPRAQTEVLHFRDWTPGVVVEPEPSQARGNGQARAGRGGPGMGLGLGLGVKRSAEETSRLRESLSQVFPGQDSMVTLVLQCNPTVTDINSLSHFILEQESVD
- the LOC124007778 gene encoding NEDD4-binding protein 1-like isoform X1, with the protein product MASALSHLSPMSVRVREGWSDNGRGEEQVEDEFACSGVLRGALWSLHPSVERIFGVSFTIGREEDAVLPHDGQIWLKLKGVRKDAVAAKLFVKGVVNQEAQQEVPYPGVLHCVFCGARGLFMECLIRNTSAYILVGSPGFLLISGLAEPVVRAYSLITDLVKNYEVTQGRRTEPGDRGSGETLDSRRAFKSLVERWEDRHTLDLLVLPGVVKETLLDLVRESGLGSNPGPGGWNLSLGGSRDRAGLMDTDSHRRWDNQSGLDILKLMDTRVGTRAGEAGDIEGMQGISTSRRKPPVNSTHNQDPGLRNIGQLSQQKTFTSLHVQEREMGKDGSQRAIEKDAAPRLPIFHSFLQTEEEGQGCSQQEVEDEEQGEEGEGEMLSVGSREEFGLLLKFFTAMGYAEDVVMRVLARTGPREVSQILDLVQQEHDRTGLAMNRPVEMEHTEVEEREGKGVRGKRSGIDGGMGVELEGGVEEGAGSREEGRKGRESGWSTANLSEDSLKEGRERVEGGMEGGEGGNEEDFVLGVVKRAAASCGYTEEKVAEVYSMLPELSTRQLLLELQREGARETEAASQDQVRDEPREVDEAVSELHRKDRAGDRKEERGREMEAPAPQSTATEKRGEERKSVKGKSERKTNEVGVTAPNRSDDGAVKVEPDLAQWNAMTNQIPFPIHSHQKNPTQTHTPHRASPPLVTGPPQPTYPNTLPPQPTYPNTLSPQPTYPNTLLAQPTYPLLFPHQLVYPPTQPPQTTLPPTLTINNSSTTRAKEKRGLFPLAVEGRDLPALTAVAVDRRGLPTLAAGAVVTGQQRFMEGLQTPFDLKLTDQPGDPGLRMVIIDGSNVAMSHGLGHFFSCRGIALAVQHFWNRGHRRISTFLPQWRQKRDHRGKEQHYLSELQNLGLLSYTPSREVQGKRINSYDDRFMLQLAQKTDGVIVTNDNLRDLLDESQVWCEIIKKRLLQYTFVGDHFMVPDDPLGRGGPHLDDFLHSQHRPPVPGSHSFAGVASSFHSPQAPRAQTEVLHFRDWTPGVVVEPEPSQARGNGQARAGRGGPGMGLGLGLGVKRSAEETSRLRESLSQVFPGQDSMVTLVLQCNPTVTDINSLSHFILEQESVD